One Solanum pennellii chromosome 10, SPENNV200 genomic region harbors:
- the LOC107002488 gene encoding putative late blight resistance protein homolog R1A-3, whose product MANVAVEFLVENLMQLLRDNVELISGVKEAAESLLQDLNDFNAFLKQAAKCHINENEVLRELVKKIRTVVNSAEDAIDKFVIEAKLHKDKGVTRVLDLPHYKRVREVAGEIKAIRNKVREIRQTDAIGLQALQDDDLSARGSEERKPPVVEEDDVVGFDEEADIVINRLLGESNRLEVVPVVGMPGLGKTTLANKIYKHPKIGYEFFTRIWVYVSQSYRRRELFLNIISKFTRNTKQYHGMCEEDLADEIQEFLGKGGKYLVVLDDVWSDEAWERIKIAFPNNNKPNRVLLTTRDSKVAKQCNPIPHDLKFLTEDESWILLEKKVFHKDKCPPELVPSGKSIAKKCKGLPLAIVVIAGALIGKGKTPREWKQVDDSVSEHLINRDHPENCNKLVQMSYDRLPYDLKACFLYCSAFPGGFQIPAWKLIRLWIAEGFIQYKGHLSLECKGEDNLNDLINRNLVMVMERTSDGQIKTCRLHDMLHEFCRQEAMKEENLFQEIKLGSEQYFPGKRELSTYRRLCIHSSVLDFFSTKPSAEHVRSFLSFSSKKIEMPSADIPTIPKGFPLLRVLDVESINFSRFSREFYQLYHLRYVAFSSDSIKILPKLMGELWNIQTIIINTQQRTLDIQANIWNMERLRHLHTNSSAKLPVPVAPKNSKVTLVNQSLQTLSTIAPESCTEEVFARTPNLKKLGIRGKISVLLDNKSAASLKNVKRLEYLENLKLINDSSIQTSKLRLPPAYIFPTKLRKLTLLDTWLEWKDMSILGQLEHLEVLKMKENGFSGESWESTGGFCSLLVLWIERTNLVSWKASADDFPRLKHLVLICCDNLKEVPIALADIRSFQVMMLQNSTKTAAISARQIQAKKDNQTQQGTKNIAFKLSIFPPDL is encoded by the exons ATGGCGAACGTAGCAGTGGAATTTCTGGTTGAGAACTTGATGCAGTTGCTGCGGGACAACGTAGAGCTAATTAGTGGAGTTAAAGAGGCTGCTGAGAGTCTACTTCAAGATCTAAATGATTTCAATGCTTTTCTTAAGCAAGCTGCCAAGTGTCACATCAACGAGAACGAAGTTCTCAGAGAACTtgttaagaaaataagaacagTCGTTAACTCTGCTGAAGATGCTATTGATAAATTTGTTATTGAAGCTAAGCTACACAAGGATAAGGGTGTCACCAGAGTATTAGATCTTCCCCATTATAAAAGAGTCAGAGAGGTAGCTGGTGAGATCAAAGCTATACGAAACAAAGTCAGAGAGATCCGACAGACTGATGCCATTGGACTTCAGGCCCTTCAAGATGATGATTTATCTGCTAGAGGTTCAGAAGAAAGAAAG CCTCCAGTGGTAGAGGAAGATGACGTGGTTGGATTTGACGAAGAAGCAGATATTGTAATCAACCGCCTTCTTGGAGAATCGAATCGTCTAGAAGTTGTTCCGGTTGTTGGTATGCCTGGTCTCGGCAAAACGACCCTAGCAAATAAGATTTACAAGCATCCTAAAATCGGGTATGAGTTTTTTACTCGTATTTGGGTTTATGTGTCTCAATCATACAGGAGAAGAGAATTATTTCTCAACATCATCAGCAAATTCACTCGAAATACAAAACAATATCATGGGATGTGTGAGGAGGATTTGGCTGATGAAATACAAGAATTCTTGGGAAAGGGAGGAAAATACTTGGTTGTGTTGGATgatgtatggtcggatgaagcTTGGGAACGTATCAAGATAGCATTCCCAAATAACAACAAACCGAATCGAGTATTGTTGACCACTCGAGATTCCAAAGTGGCTAAACAATGCAATCCCATACCTCATGATCTAAAATTTCTGACTGAAGATGAAAGTTGGATATTACTGGAGAAGAAGGTTTTTCACAAGGACAAATGTCCTCCTGAATTGGTACCATCTGGAAAGAGCATAGCAAAAAAATGCAAGGGACTACCACTTGCGATTGTTGTTATTGCAGGAGCACTAATAGGGAAAGGCAAGACACCAAGAGAGTGGAAACAAGTGGATGATAGTGTTAGTGAACACCTCATAAATAGAGACCACCCTGAGAATTGTAACAAACTGGTGCAAATGAGTTATGATCGTTTACCTTACGACTTGAAAGCATGCTTTTTATATTGTAGTGCATTTCCTGGAGGCTTTCAAATCCCTGCGTGGAAGTTAATCCGTTTGTGGATTGCGGAAGGATTCATACAGTATAAAGGCCATTTATCTCTTGAGTGTAAAGGAGAGGACAACTTGAATGATCTCATCAATAGGAATCTAGTGATGGTAATGGAAAGAACGTCTGATGGTCAAATCAAAACATGTCGTCTTCATGACATGTTGCACGAGTTTTGCAGGCAAGAAGCTATGAAGGAAGAAAATCTTTTCCAAGAAATAAAGTTAGGATCTGAGCAATATTTTCCTGGAAAACGAGAACTATCCACCTACCGTCGCTTATGCATTCATTCCTCAGTTTTGGATTTTTTCTCTACGAAACCTTCAGCTGAACATGTCAGGTCATTCTTATCTTTTTCTTCGAAAAAGATTGAGATGCCATCTGCTGACATCCCAACCATACCCAAAGGCTTTCCGTTGCTAAGGGTTTTGGATGTAGAATCAATCAACTTCAGTCGCTTTTCCAGGGAGTTTTACCAGTTATATCATTTGAGGTATGTTGCTTTTTCATCTGACTCAATCAAGATTCTTCCTAAACTCATGGGAGAACTTTGGAACATCCAAACCATCATAATTAACACGCAACAACGCACTCTTGATATTCAAGCAAACATATGGAATATGGAACGACTAAGGCATCTGCACACTAACTCTTCCGCTAAGTTGCCTGTCCCTGTTGCTCCAAAAAATAGTAAGGTTACATTGGTAAATCAAAGCCTGCAAACTCTCTCCACCATAGCTCCCGAAAGCTGCACCGAGGAAGTGTTTGCAAGGACTCCAAACCTGAAAAAGCTGGGCATCCGTGGGAAAATATCTGTGCTTCTTGATAATAAGTCTGCTGCGTCGTTAAAAAATGTGAAGAGGCTAGAATACCTTGAAAACTTGAAGCTGATAAATGATAGTAGCATTCAAACAAGTAAGTTACGCCTTCCACCTGCATACATATTTCCAACAAAGTTGAGGAAGCTGACTTTATTAGACACTTGGTTGGAGTGGAAAGATATGTCTATATTGGGTCAGTTGGAACACCTTGAAGTCCTGAAGATGAAAGAAAATGGGTTTTCGGGAGAGTCCTGGGAGTCTACTGGTGGTTTTTGTTCCCTACTGGTGTTGTGGATTGAAAGGACAAACTTAGTTTCATGGAAAGCATCAGCTGATGATTTTCCAAGACTTAAGCATCTCGTTCTCATCTGCTGTGATAATCTTAAGGAAGTCCCCATCGCCCTAGCTGATATACGCAGTTTCCAAGTCATGATGTTGCAAAATTCCACCAAAACAGCAGCAATATCTGCACGTCAAATACAAGCCAAAAAAGACAATCAAACTCAACAAGGGACTAAAAACATTGCCTTCAAGCTTTCCATATTCCCTCCTGATCTCTGA